A single region of the Lycium barbarum isolate Lr01 chromosome 2, ASM1917538v2, whole genome shotgun sequence genome encodes:
- the LOC132626697 gene encoding transcription factor MYB78-like — protein sequence MDRHHVKVGLSRVANCNNKNINSNHLQQHEEDMDLRRGPWTVEEDFTLMNYIAHHGEGRWNSLARCAGLKRTGKSCRLRWLNYLRPDVRRGNITLEEQLLILELHSRWGNRWSKIAQHLPGRTDNEIKNYWRTRVQKHAKQLKCDVNSKQFKDTMRYLWMPRLVERIQAAAGATASDQVLHHQTINPNMVPIDHSNNTAAVTNSSTAASSENSFGTQVSPVSDLTDSCYNYPQVSSNVVNQQDCFQVNHHQNSSQLCHVGESLTSPTGYFHHATALEFQAAAMDHQQNTNSQWMDGANFYDNLWNIEDMWFLQQQLNNNNNNVV from the exons ATGGATCGTCACCATGTTAAAGTCGGTTTGAGCCGTGTAGCTAATTGTAACAATAAGAACATTAATAGCAACCATCTTCAACAGCATGAAGAAGACATGGACCTCCGACGAGGTCCATGGACTGTCGAAGAAGACTTCACCCTCATGAATTACATAGCTCATCATGGTGAAGGTCGCTGGAATTCACTTGCCCGTTGTGCTG GTCTAAAGCGAACTGGGAAAAGTTGTAGATTGAGATGGCTGAATTATCTCCGCCCAGATGTTCGACGTGGAAATATCACTCTTGAAGAACAGCTTTTGATTCTTGAACTACATTCTCGTTGGGGCAATCG GTGGTCAAAAATCGCTCAGCATTTGCCAGGAAGAACAGATAACGAGATCAAGAATTATTGGAGAACGCGAGTGCAAAAACATGCGAAACAGCTGAAATGTGACGTGAACAGCAAGCAATTTAAGGATACCATGCGTTATCTATGGATGCCGAGGCTAGTGGAGAGAATTCAAGCAGCTGCCGGTGCCACCGCCTCCGACCAAGTGCTTCATCATCAAACAATTAATCCAAACATGGTGCCAATTGATCACAGCAATAACACTGCTGCAGTCACTAATTCAAGCACGGCAGCTTCATCAGAAAACTCATTTGGAACGCAAGTTTCACCTGTTTCTGACCTCACTGATAGTTGCTACAATTACCCCCAAGTTAGCAGTAACGTCGTTAATCAGCAAGATTGTTTTCAAGTAAATCATCATCAAAATAGTAGTCAACTGTGTCACGTTGGAGAATCTTTAACAAGCCCCACGGGCTACTTTCACCATGCTACTGCTTTAGAATTCCAAGCTGCAGCTATGGATCATCAGCAAAACACGAATTCTCAATGGATGGACGGTGCAAATTTCTATGACAATTTGTGGAATATTGAGGACATGTGGTTCTTACAGCAgcaactcaacaacaacaacaacaatgtcgTCTGA